AGAAAGTGCCacatatttgtaatttgcttctatataaaaatctccagtcttccagtacttatcagctgctgtatgtccgtcaggaagtggtgtattctttccagtttgacacagtgctctctgctgccacctctgtccatgtcaggaactgtccagattagtaaccaatccccataaaaaaaacctctcctgctctccagactgaaaagaataccacttcctgcaggacatacagcagctaataagtactggaagactggagatttctaaatagaagcaaattacacgtcactggcaccatttgatttaaagATTTCCGCTGGCGTACACCTTTAACTCTATCGGCCATAGACACTAAGCATATATCTAGTCCCGTAATGTAAACAAAATGGCGCTGCGGATCTTGGTGGTAGCAGGCTGGGAAAGGCCAAAGTAAAgatcccttcccaccctggtaacATTTGGCtgctgtgttttctttttcttttatagaaTAAAAGGTGGTCCTACACCATAATTTAGATAGGGGGGAGAAATTAACCCCATCATGACCAaatgtcattgatgcacagatgtccaggtcacgcTGAATCTGTGCTCCTCACTTTctgccataatgcttttatttctcACTTATGGGGCTggttggggcttattttttgtgccatgatctatttAGCTTTTACTTGTACCATATTGCTATAAATGGAAGTCTTTTGtcgctttttattaacttttttttttgttttagatggttcaccgtgcaggaacatcaattattatttattttacatatttttatttgaaaagtgGGTAAGGGGgcgatttcagtttttttttttttttttttttaattgggggaggggttttgtaattttaaacttttttttaaacactttttaactgcctgtatcttgccattgcggtgagctgttgcatttttttttctgtatatcggatatgtaacccggcccttttaaccccccgcagACCGCCACCcacagcccggagcatacatacTGGAGTAATatatgctccgggccaggggctgcggggagttaaaagggccgggttacatatccgcagtggaatcgctgcaaactcacagcgtgtgaaggtacctttagggtataaacccacacaccgtatacgcagcttatttactgctgcgatacgcagcaaatacgcaacaaacacgcaacaaatacgcagcagattagatctaaataactggacacagcatcaaatctgcaccaccaaatctgcttcaaatctgcagcgtttttgctgcgtatctgctgtgaatacggtgtgtgggtttgtaccctaagagtgaTCAGGACCCCACAGCCACAGGGGTTCTGATCAGTGACAGATACTGCTTAAAATGCAGCAGTTGCTATAGATTGCAACGTTTAAGGGGTAATGGCAGGCAGCAGGATTGTCACTGCTGTCTGCCGTTCTGCACAGCCCCTCACACGTTAATGTGTGATCACACTGAAGCATccccgcacacattaaaacctGTTTGCATCCATGTGTTCATATATACATTCCTAGAGCACGGGACATCTGCAATAGGAACCtatatagctgtatggctgaTGTACAGGGGTTAACAACAGAGTTGGACGGGCCCTGAATTTTGGCCCTTTTTACTAGCCTGCTACCTCTCCAAACTGCtggcagtgggtactggggtaataatgctgGGGTTAGCCATTTTACATGTTTCATGTAAAGTGGATAAAATAAATGAAACCTAAAACAtgaacagcccctcccccttattgacacttttttttattggggaAAAAACTGCATCATTGATGTATTTCACCGAATCTCACATGGTTCTCAGGATACcgttatctgaaaaaaaaaagtagagtaAAGGAAAAAGTATAGCGCAGGGAAGAGTACCAACAAAGTGCTAAAAAGTTTTGTTCCAATATTGTGTTTTTAACATAAAGCCAATGTGGACACTAAGTTTACCACTTACCCCTCCCTGCTCCTgttttcctctgcactgcagcctgtagtggtcatgtgatggtcaATAAAGGCAGTAGTACAGCTGAAGACACAGCAAGGATTAGGGAGGGGGAGAGTAATGTCCTACTAAGGGAGCAGAACAcctatcattttgacaggtgttctgcccCTCTACAGTAATTAGCTGCTTACTGTCTGCCCCCCCTTGGGGGATAAGTGGTGATGCTATGCATTGCCAATTAACCCCTTTTCTTCTGGGCCAGACAGGGTGCACTCAGCCCAGAAAGTGAGACTGGGAGGACTGTAATGATCTATACAGATGTTTGCTTAGTGTCTGTCACCAAAAGAGTTTAGTGGCCCCAAACAAGTACTCTGTATGGTATATGTCCTGTAGACTGAGACCCTGCAGAGGTTCTGCAGTTTGGAATGTTAATTCCAGCTGAAACATTCACTTATAAGTAGAAGAAGACCCTGCCCAGTAGCCCacaagggcttaaaggggtagtgcggcgctaaacaattattcacaaaataacacacattacaaagttatacaactttgtaatgtgtgttatgtatttgaatgtcccccacccacgctagacccggaagtgtggtgcattatactcaccggatctcgtgtcgacccccgtccaccatcttgggacgatgacttaggaggccggccgaaccgctccatccgtccctcatgctggcccccctctgccgcgtcataactgtgctctgcatgagggatggatggagtggttcggctggcctcccgaagactgtcattgtcccaagatggcggacgggggtcgacacgagatgcagtGAGtctaatgcaccacacttccgggtctagcatggaTATAGGTATCTATATCCATGTAGGGTACtggaccctaaccctaacccccaccTCTAATGTATAGTAGCAACTCTCAGCGCATGATTTCACCCCTGGTATATGAtaccaaccacacacacacacacacacgcacgcacgcaccACCACCACAAGgaaataatactgccccctaccctgATTTATGCTACTGAGCCCCCATACTATAGAGACTGCATATATCGTAGATCTCCTATGTCTGTGTCTTACAGTTCACTTCACACCAAGTGTGTCTCCTCCCCCCGAGTACATATCAGCTCCGCCAAGCTGTGTAAATATTGATCTCGGGACATCATTTACATGATTATTAACCCCCTGTAGTCTGTGATCAGCTTATCTGAGGAGTCATCCGTCGCTGGTGATCTTTTGTGTAAGAATATTATCCCCCCCAAATCTCTGGTGATTCCTTGTGTCAggtgtatattatcccccccatcattgGTGATCTCTTGTGTATAAATATTACGCCCTTGTCACTGGTGATCTCTTgtgtcttgtgtgtgtgtgtgtgtgtgtgtgtgtgtgtgtgtgtgtgtgtatacatatatatacacacacacacacacacacacactttatctTTATTTAGCCTGTTTTTCCTGATCTAGTGACAACACAGGACATATGGTCCTCTGTATTTCACAGTGGTCTATGCAGGAGTACAGTCTTGTGACACTAAGCTCCCCCGAGTGCCCCCTCTAACTGTCACCTATCAGGGGGTGCtgttggggggctgtgtgtgtgtgggggggctcggGGTTCAGCCATGTGCCTATGCTGTTAATGATTTGTGTTCGGGCCCTTCCCCTGCTTGCTCGCCTTCACACTTTCTCTGGTTGCGTCTGAGATTACGACCGACCCTCTAATCCCAACAGATGGAAATCTCTTTATCCCACAAGACTGCTGGGGAGGGACGTGTAACCATGTCACTGCCAGATCTTATTTCACCCCACATCTTGTCCTGTGGGGCCCCCTCCTGCTAAGGCGAGGtggtgtatacagcacacagaaTGGGGTGGCTGACACTGCTGATTCTTGTTCTGTCTCCCCTTTTGGTTTGTGGTGGGTGGGCACAGCCGCTGTCGGTATACAGCACGCACAGGGTGTCTGGCAGCACTGATTCTTGTTCTGTCTCCCCTTTTGGTTTGTGGTGGGTGGGCACAGCCGCTGTCGGTATACAGCACGCACAGGGTGTCTGGCAGCCCTGATTCTTGTTCTTTCTTTCTGTTTAGTTGCAGTTGGACACCGCTGCTCTCTATACCGCACACATAAGGAGTCTGGCGCTGCtgattctctctcttctcccttCCCCCACAGGCCTGCCTTCGAGCCATTGACGTCCAAATTCTGCAGCAACTGCTGCTGGTGAACGAGGGCATTGAGGCTGTGAAGTGGATCCTGGAGGATAAGGGAGCGCTCACCAGTCGCTGCAGCAGCTTGACCAGCAGTCAGTACAGTCTACCAGGCAGCCAGGAGACGTCACGGCGCGGCAGCTGGAATAGCCTCCAGGACCCTGCGGACCGGCTGGACAGCATCTCCATCGGCAGCTACCTGGACACTTTGGCCGATGACATGGACGAGTACAGCCTGAGCACCAGTGAGCCTGTTGTCTCCTCCACCCCTCACCGCCCCACACTGACCTCCACCAACCATGATGATTACATGGCCTTGACCCCAGTCCCCCGGCCGACCATCGGCGCCTCAAAACAACAAGAGCCAGATGTGAAAACCCTTGAGGAGCAACCCAAACTCAGGCTGGGCCAGAATGGGAGGGCATCCAGCAAGGTCCATCTGGAGTACGATGCCCACTGGCGCTGGGTGCAGTCCCAGGACGATGTGACGTTTCTGTAATGCAGGTCAGGATGGAGCCTCAGACTCTTCTCCGGACTTCTCTCCGTATTGCAGACGATGGGTCCTCAGTCCTTGTGGGACGCGGCTGAGTAATAAAACTCATCAGGCTGTAAGATTCTCTCATGTACTGGGAGGTAAAGATGGAGAACAGCCAAAAATGCTGCTGGTGTGAAGAATAATATATAATAGTGTAATGGCGGAGGGCACTGCTGAAATGTGATTGGTCATTTGTCTCACAGTTGGCGCTGAAATGACTGAACATGCCTCCCGCTGTAATAAATGTTGTTTATTTGTGTCATCCATCACAGCTTTCTTGCAGGATTGTTTACTGTAAAACCATCTTCTGTATCTCaatgtgggaaagctgggtgacaggatGGCTGCAATTATAGCTCCTATACTGAACATGTTATCACTTAGCTTTCCTAGGACAGGAGATCTACCTTGTATGTACTGTAGACAGTCTATTGCTGCACCTCAGGAGTGTGGGCAAGCTGGGTGACTAAGAGCCATAGAGCACTGTGTTTATGTCTCACCAGATCCTTTACCTTGATGTAATccgaagagatgagcgaaccgggtttgggtgcgagtcgatccgaacccaaacgttcggtatttgattagctggggctgctgaacttggataaagctctaaggttgtctggaaaacatggatacagccaatgactatattcaatgttttccacatagccttagggctttatccaacttcagcagccaccgctaatcaaatgccaaaagttcgggttcggatcgactcaagcatgctccaggttcgctcatctctagtaatacgTTAAACCCACCTCTTATAGATGCCGCTGTctcacccacaagtgacccccccccctcccctccaatcCTGCCCACAGTTCAAGTAATAACCCTCAGCAATCCTTCCTACAAGCGATTCCTTCCCTCAAAATCCTCCCCACAATTGACCTACCCCTAACAATCCTGTCCACTAATAATTTCCTCCTCAGATAATCCTATCCACAGGTTATCCTGCCCACCAGCCCAccaaatctcaatctttcctttatgacctgttctctgttagtttatagtttttttttttctggctttggcttcaaagatctgtcagataaatctctctgtgtatatgCACCATTAGTTTATCTTGTTAAAAATTTCAGGTTTTCCAAGGTTAGGGAGAATTAGTCCAGGGTTTCCATATGGACATTGCAGGGACAGTGTAAGTTAGTAGGTTAGTTTAAAGGGGGGTTGCGCAGTACTAAAATTCGTCTGACTATTGCATGGTGGGTTGCAGCATCTGCTGTATAATTCAGCACCGTGCAACTTGTTATAGTCATACAACTCACCCTAAATTTTCCAATACATATCTATTTATATGACAGGGAGATTGTGATGCGGGCTGGTCAGGGATGGTGACAAAATCTAACAaaccctcctgtgacatcagaggatgatgcgttgtttactgagagagggaggagctggagacaatacacattttgtacttATGTTATTTTCAACATCCTGTTTGGTGAAAcacactgaagccagtactattagtgataactctgtatgtattagtaagttatacatcttggggtgatactggagttcccctttagtacAGCAATGGAGACAGAACTATTGGAAActgtgactttattcacaccacaatTGCTTGTTGCCAAATGTTGCATGTGGTGTGAATAAAGTACCAGGTCACATTGCTGTATTTGATCTACTACTAATTGGGATCCAGTTTGATGAGGCGTGTAATGCATCAATTTATATATTTATCCTGGCCTGCTGGTTTTGCTTTTGTCTAGTGAGGTTAGTTTGGTATTAGGTTAGCGTTCAGGAAAAGATCTAGGGATAGACTAGGGTTACTCCAGTCTGCTAGCGTGAACTTCCAATTAAAAGTGTATCACAGAAAGGAAATATAAAACATAATGTATTAAATACTTACAAAAATGCTGACCTCTATCACAGCAAACCAATCCTAAAACATTAAAAAGCAATCTCAATCCCAATGAAGGTTTAATGtacctaaagtaaaaaaaaaaacgaaaaaaaacaaaacctactCCTACTAATGTGTCCCCATAAGCACAACCCTACACTCAGAAGGCCCTGGTTGGGACAGTGTTTAATGTGGGCgtccagggaggggggaggagaggtggATATGGGGCAATCAATGTCTCGATGACCCTATCTCAAACCCTTGAGCTATCATGCCCTAGATGGAGTTAACGCCCTAATAAAGGTGGCTCTGCATTgggtcctaagggccctattccaccggacgattatcattcgaataatcgttaacgataaacaatccaaacgaccgctattacgaaagccCTGAAATTGTTCGCACAATTACAtgaaaagataatcgttacttatgatcattcttgcggtcgtcttgtcatcacTATTGCATTCATcattactgcgaacgaccgaacagtttcttattcaatgcgaacgatttgcgaacgagcaacgataaaaataggtccaggtcttattaaacgatcaacgatttctcgttcggtcattaactgctatttaagcaaacgattatcgtttagattcgagcaatttaacgataatctgaacgataatcgtctggtggaatagggccttaagggtagaaacacacttgccggatccgcagcgggtctcctTGCTGCGCATTTGCAGCAAGTCTCACTGCGGATCctgtccctatactttcaatggcagacaaacacgcagcagggatatacatccctgctgcgagtttgtccgcagcccgccccgttaaccccccggccgccggagctgatactttacctgatcccggctccggcttgcttcggcggttcccggtgtcttcagcaagccggagcggggaccaggtaaagtatatgctccagctgcccgcagcccctttaacaccccctGACGCCCGATCGCCGGCGcctccccccgcagcaccgatcgccccctagcaaccaatctgattccacttttcattcctcacagactctttggaaaaatgaaaggtgaaatctgattggttgctaggggcaactgagccagtttcactttacaccatgtctgataaatctccccaagtgAGTATAACTTTGTGTGAGCAATAGAGATGTTCAACCAATTTGTAGGTATATTAtacaaaggatgtaaaatatacAAATGGTAAGTGTCAACAAGGgaaccaggatatatatataaaaggtagATGTTAGAAAGTGTCATACCCAAGGTAACTATATCCAAAATTACACCTGCTTGCGGTCAGTCAAGCCTAAGTCCTCTGGTAAGTTTCATTGGTCACAAATATAGACCAATACAGgacttataggggtactccagtattgacccccagcttctctctcccGTGTCAACGTATcttctctgatgtcacaggaggcttggctggatctcccaCCCCCTAGAGTGATTCAccaattcaccatctctgaccagccccttcagcctacacctgagcaggcaaggagtgacagaagcagctgctgcaacttcactgactgTGCAAAAATCTGCAGCGACAttagggctatattcacacatgttggagtttcattgcagtactgcagcgtcttcacaaaaatgacgcagtaacacaataaaataatactaaacagcagagaggatcggagccggcactgccaatcccacctgcgcAAAAACgttatatcccatgtaagataatatcagataaaggccttattgtggggctcaacttcaaagacaaaagttgcttgatcataatatattactccaatatcagcattacagtaagagaatacagtgtgctgtgtggtagtacaggtagagaatacagtgctgtgtggtgttacaggtagagaataaagtgctgtgtggtgttacaggtagaggatagtgtgctgtgtggtgttacaggtagagaatacagcatgctgtgtggtgttacaggtagagaatacagcgtgctgtgtggtgttacaggtagagaataaagtgctgtgtggtgttacaggtagaggatagtgtggtgttacaggtagagaatatagcgtgttgtgtggtgttacaggtagagaatacagcgtgctgtgtggtgttacaggtagcaaatacagtgtgctgtgtggtgttacaggtagagaatacagcgtgctgtgtggtgttacaagtagagaatatagcgtgttgtgtggtgttacaggtagagaatacagcgcgctgtgtggtgttacaggtagcaaatacagtgtgctgtgtggtgttacaggtagagaatacagcgggctgtgtggtgttacaggtagagaatacagggtgctgtgtggtgttacaggtagagaatacagcgtgctgtgtggtgttacaggtagagaatacagcgtgctgtgtggtgttacaggtagagaatacagtgtgctgtgtgcagggctgtggagtcagagctagttttggctggagtcggagttgggaaaaaaatgtactgactccgactccagctttaaaaaaatctttaaacagtttagaattgagttttgttatgaattttataagttttgctcatcaatatattttatgagcaacattctaatagatcactggctctattacataagggtggtcagggacaagttgtcagccactatttggcagtttgtttctgagctggaagaatccattgtgtggggggagatctgtgcttttctttttcctggatgctggatgattgtatttcagcagtagtgtaatatgaagatatcctgtgtaatatagaggaggaggaggagaagacataagtagtgtggCAGTAAccagtcctcagtgtggtgttttctctctggtagAAGATTTGTgtggttttcttcagtgttctatggcagcagctgtgtgtgtgtgtgtgtgtgtgtgtgtgtgtgtgtgtgtgtgtgtgcgtgtgcgtgtgcgtgcgtgcgcgctatggctgcagcaggctgtgtgtgtgtgtgtgtgtgtgtgtgtgtgtgtatatgtatgtgtgctatggctgcagcatgctgtgtgtgtgtgtgctatggctgcagcaggctgtgtgtgtgtgctatggctgcagcaggctgtgtgtgtgtgtgtgtgtgtgtgtgtgctattgcttgcccccacagtgaccctcaatatcactatgtgtgactctatcagtatggctgccccctctgtatcacaggaatttggcagtgttagcagtgtttctttgtgtatggtgaatattagttagaaacatcgaagattgtcagcaggaaaaatcacctgctccatctagtctagttctgagttgttcaggacacggaggctggagactggctgcatccactgcacacacaggagaatttgctttatatacagtttttctttattcactcagaagttgcaccaggatcatgtaggacattagggagaagctcctgaaccagtgtgataaataactcccctagtatcggaccggccatttatgaaggagcaggagtctgagtcggtcctgataaaattcaggagtctgagttggagtctgtaagccgcagccctggctgttacaggtagagaatacagtgtgctgtgtggtgttacaggtaaagaatacagcgcactgtgtgggtgggaccacaatgaaatgatgcaggacTATGATTAAATAATTccataacacaatgaaactgcaatgtgtgaacacagcctaaatgtttaacagatttgggcagggtggaggactgtgatgaacagctgagggaaagcattgcattctggaacttttAGTACTGAGCAGCTGCTGagccaggaagtacagccacaaaatacagaacgaagacccccccaaaaaattgatttttggtagtttcagaactaaGCTAAACTATGTGCTTCCGCAtcaggtttatttattttttttacctctatttgtattacccctttaatatacaaggTGGAATGCCATATGAACGCTTTCGGACTcacaatatatataatgtatatttagtAACCAGGTCTACTGCATACATGATGCCCCAGTCATATATTCACGTATAGACATTAGTACAGCATATAGTgtcaagaaaataaaaataggtcTGAGTAACAGTAGGCTGATACAAGCTGTATACGCGTCTGACTGTTCATGTACTTCATAATGGTCtcaatgcatttcatctcccgtaTTCCTCAGGAGACCAAATGTTGGGAGTGATGAACCTGCAGTCATGGATGACATTGCTGGTACAGGATAGATATGGTGTAATGCAGGATAGACATGCCGTGCCTATCCTGTACCAGCAGTGCCTACCATGACCGCTGGATCCTTTATGGCATCCTGCAGGATGGTCACTTACAGATGTTacagctgggcctgtagatcctgcagGCTTGTAGGTTGTGGCACTGGCTTGCCATAAATGCTGGATTGGTAATAAATCTGGTGACTGGGCAGACAAGAAGTGTTACAATCTGGCAGACACATTACTGGAAACCCTGGTGTGAGGGCGAGCATTATCCTGCAGCTGGAAGTTATGAGAGACAGTATGGGCCCACATgatgtcctgtacatatcactgaCCTGTTAGTGTCCCTcctatcactactaggggtgactgACTCTCctcagaccagcagggggcagtgtgttctcaACAGTGCAAGCAGGATTGACATGCTCTCCACataatcacaccagcagggggcagtgtggtccCCAGCAAAGGCAGGATTGAAGTGCTCACAATGAGGCTTCATACTTCAACCCCACCACCATTGGATCCCACAGAACCTGGGTTTATCACAGAATATGATAGGGCTACAATCCATAGCAGTCCAGGCTTCTACACACCACTGTGAAGGTGACTGGATATGTAATGAACATCTTCACAATAAATTTCCTTCTGCTAAACACCTagtgatggtgcgggcagagacggGGTGTAATGAAGGGGCCCTCTGTGTTTTTAGATGGTGGACAAGGACACTATAGAGTGGCTCATGTTTGTCGATCACATGATCCTCTCTGCTGGTGATCTGTCTGGGGCAGCCGGAGGCCGTTTACTGTGTTACTCCTAACATGTCAGAACAGTCTAGATGGCGGCAAAAGGGACAATCCTGCTCCTCTCAGTTTACTGATGCCCtctcttagggcctgttcacactacggaatttgcgcTGAAATTTCGCTCTGAACAACCACCTTCGGACTCCGCgccgaatcccgcctgctatctcaATGGGAGGCCTCGCGCCTCTGCTCACTGggcctctcctctcaaagaattgacatgttagttctttgagcagagaggcacgCTGGGGCCTCTCACTGAAAGAGATAGTAGGAAGGATTAGGCACGGAGTCCACGGGCGGGGGTTCCGAGCGGAATTTTTGTGCcgtttacgtagtgtaaactggCCCTTATAGTCAACTGGGCAACATGTCTTCCAGTGTGTCTTCCAGATACAGACATGTCTAGTGTCACCGATCTctcaccaagaggtacactacATAAAAGAAGCCTCTGAGAGCCTTTATATAGGGCAGTGGGGGAAGCGTCATTTCACTCTCTTGTGGCAGGAACCAGTATGTAATCCCATCACACCTGTAATCATCACATATCTGCTGGAGACAGGTGCGAGACGACCCGCGATCGGACATCTGTAGCGGTGTGGTTTTGTCTCTGAATTTATGGTGCTCAGTATAAGGGGATTATTTGTAGACTTTGGTTCAGATATTATTCTTGTATTTTGGATCTTAACCACTTGGGGGAGCTCAGTATTCCCAATATCTTCCAGTCTGACCCAGAAAATGATGAAACCTGAAGCCTGTTGCAGTCAGTGAGTGTCCATCATCCTGAGGTCTCAATGACACTGTAAAAAGGAggtcctcctctaccccctcatcATCATCCTACTCCTTTACCCCCTTATCATTTGTCTCATCTACCCCCTCATCATCATCTGCCCCATCTACCCCCTTATCATTTGTCTCATCTACCCCCTCATCATCATCTGCCTCCTTTACCCCCTCATCATCATCTGCCTCCTTTACCCCCTCATCATCATCTGCCCCACCTACCCCTTTATTATCATTTGTCTCATctacccccccatcatcatctgtcTACTCTACCCCCTCAGCATCgtctgtctaaccccccatcatctgcctcctctaccccctcatcatcatcttccccATCTACCCCCTTATCTTTTGTCTCATCTACCCCCTCATCATCATCTGCCTTCTCTCCCCCTCATCATCATCTGCCTCCTTTACCCCCTCATCATCATCTGCCCCACCTACCCCTTTATTATCATTTGTCTCATctaccccccccatcatcatctgtcTACTCTACCCCCTCAGCATCgtctgtctaaccccccatcatctgcctcctctaccccctcatcATCATCTGCCTTCTCTTCCCCTCGTCATTATCTGGCTTCTCTACCCCCCACATTATTATCTGGCTCCTCTACCCCCTCATAA
The nucleotide sequence above comes from Dendropsophus ebraccatus isolate aDenEbr1 chromosome 8, aDenEbr1.pat, whole genome shotgun sequence. Encoded proteins:
- the LURAP1 gene encoding leucine rich adaptor protein 1 translates to MEAAPDLRDLESKVGRKTPEGLLRWMREEPALRGGSGCNGSRSLGLGGKIEALRLELACLRAIDVQILQQLLLVNEGIEAVKWILEDKGALTSRCSSLTSSQYSLPGSQETSRRGSWNSLQDPADRLDSISIGSYLDTLADDMDEYSLSTSEPVVSSTPHRPTLTSTNHDDYMALTPVPRPTIGASKQQEPDVKTLEEQPKLRLGQNGRASSKVHLEYDAHWRWVQSQDDVTFL